The Citrus sinensis cultivar Valencia sweet orange chromosome 4, DVS_A1.0, whole genome shotgun sequence DNA segment TTCATCTGTGGCTATTGCTGCATTCCCTACTTTATCCTTTGAATATTTGATCTTGGACTTCCTCTCAGGGCAATCACTCTTGAAATGTCCTTCCTTGTGACAATGGAAGCATTTAAGCTGCTTCTGTTTTGACTTAGATCTTCcttatttctttcctttgcCTTCCCTCTTCTCAGGTCTACCTCTGGCCATTAAACCCTCACCAGATTCACTGTCAGCCTTCTCTTGTTtgtctttcaatttctttgtgCCAAGAGCTAATTTAACCTCTTCCAAAGAAAGTGTCTGTCTTCCACATAGTAGAGCATCAACAAAATGCTCATATAATTTAGGTAATGAGCTGATTAACAGGAGTGCATTACTCTCATCACTCAAACCTTCATCAATAGTCTCCAGAGCATCACAAACCTTGTTGAACTCATCAATATGCTAATCAAGTGATGACCCTTCAACCATCCTTAATGagaacattttctttttgatgtaCAACCTATTTGCAAGAGATTTTGTCATATACAAATTCTCTAATTTTGTCCATAGCCCTGCAACAGTTCTTTCTTTCGCAACCTCCCTTATCACAGAGTCCCCTAGACTGAGAATGATAGTACTCCTAGCCTTCTTATCAATCTCAGCAGCTTGATCAGGAGTTGTAAAAGAAGAGCCCTTCATTCCCTCTTTCTTAGAGGCTGGTTCAATGGCATCTCCCAAACCTTGAGTGATCAGCAAAGCCTCAATCTTGATCTTCCACATATTGAAATCATTCTACCCAGTAAACTTTTCCAGATCGATCTTGGTACCCATTTCTTGAATCTAAAGCCAGAGAgcaatagctctgataccaatttgttGTATTTTAGACCAAAACTATCGAGACTAAACCCACCTAAAGAACACTTAACTCACTGAACTTGACCCAAGAACCTACCAAGATTCAATCAATACACTAAGGATCAAGAATAAGAAACAGATCAAGAACAAAACACACACGAATTAAAGTGGTTCAACACCAAATTAATGATACCTACATCCACTGGAAACAAACACCGTGATTTCACTTTATTGCTTTCAAGAGTTACAGAGAGCATTAACACAAATGGAGATTACAAGCCTATTCAGAACTCTCTCACTCACATTCCCTTATCAATGTCCTCTCTCGCTTTCAGTCTGATGCAAAACCCAGAACTCCAGCCCTTTTATCAACTGATTCTGGATCTCACTTCCTCAGCGGCTTTTCTCGCTAATGTAACAGAATTATCCAACTCAGCCACGTGCTTGCAGCGTGTCTCTAATAAGCAGGCTTGAAACGGCTTCTTACTTAGTCGTTTTGGGAGACTAAGTATTTCCTTCAGCTCACGTGCCAGACATGTGAGCTACTTATAACACAGAACGACATTTTGGCTCATGTCGGTTTCGTTCCAAACTCTTATCAGACGACATGTCGTGCTAACACAGAATCAACATATAACATGTCGGGACTGAGTATTCAGTTCACATTTCACAATTATGCATCATCAATTACATTTAACTTAATATTATGCCTCATCAATTACCTAATAAAAAATGCTCCTGACTTATTCCACTGCCaagaagatataaaaaattgttttgcaCCGTATCTCAAATTCAAAGTATATATTATTGCTGGAGTTGGTAAATCTTTAAAtgagtaaaattattaaaacaataacaGTGATGATGATAAAGAAGAATGGTAAGCACGAGCCGCTGAATTCGAGCCATTTGGAGGGAAAAGTTTTCAGATAAAGAAGAATGGTCGACTGGAGTTGGTAATTCTAATCGTGTTTCTTTTTCCAATtgatttttcaacaattttcgGCAtcgtttttcaaaataaaaaataaaaaaaaggaaaaatcgtGATTCTCATGCTTAAGGTTTTGTCTTccgttttataatttttttagtgtgtCTAAATCAATGGGATTTTTTCGGTGGACTTTTTGATTAAGAAATTCTTGCGGCTTGCCACGGGTGTTCATGCACCGTACATCTATTTATTGACTCTTTTGGGCTCCAAACTCTTGTCAATCCCATCGCACAATAGAGTTATCGCTTACTGGGAGAAAGAAAATCATGCTTCAAATGCTTGCCATTTCAAGCTTCTCTCCAAAATACCATCCTTATGTACAACATTCCCGTAAGTCTCCCGTTTCCCCGTCAATATCCTGTTCCATTCTTAGTCTCTCGTATCCGGTGTAGAGTTATGCTGAATTAATCACTAAtcacaatattataaaaatttcatcacCAAAGTTCTGCTCAATACTTTGCATTCAAAGGACAAGGATATCCTCTCCGTATCTTTTATTCTCTCATTTACTATTGTCTTTCCTTGTATAATGAGTGATTAAGATTgagttttgtatttatttttcactttatttacaTTCAAGCCTATTTTTTTCCGCTGCCTTAGGAACGCAagaagagaggaaaaaaaaaagagaaaatccaTGCATATTACAGTAATACTGCTAGGTAATAGTATTGCACGCGTACTATACTTTGCTTGTTTCTACCAATTAAAACTAGCTGGTTAATTTTAGTTGGTGAAAGGTCACATTTTGAATACCCttttaacattataatttttctgtaATTAACCGTGGCCATTTCAGGTTGCGTTAAAACGCACCAGCCGCCGGCGACGCATATTCATGGCGTTCTGAACAGTGGTCAAGGCAAGAAGTACGCTGTCAAATGCTCggaaaattcattttatccTACCAATAAAATTACTGAGAGAAACGACGTCGTCTACAAGCCGTTCAGCAATAATGACCATTTTCCCGCCGTCACGTTGCAAGATGGTTATGCATCAAAATCTGAGGATGGAGATGAGAATTCAAAGAATGTTCTTCTCAAGAACTTAAATGCACTCTACCGTTTTATCTATCCATATGCTTGTTTTGGCCTTGTGAGTTCAGTCTACTCCATCAtctgttccttttttttttttaaaaaaaattaatctaatggTAACCAAATCTCTCCTTAATCATGTGATGTCGGCAGTTTAAACTTCAGCcttcttgttttctttccaaaaaaaaaaaaaaattaccgaACTCAACTCATTAACACTGAAAAATGAACTCTTAACACTCGAACCTTCATTTTGAAGAGGAGAGACATGGtcaacttattaaaaaaaaagagaaatggcCAACTTATCACCAACTCAAACATATGACAATTGATAATGACATATatgacccttttttttttcggttttCCTTTAATCAGCTTATAGCGACAACGTCGAATTCTCTTCTTCCGGTAGAAAAACTTGCTGACTTGACTCCCACCTTCTTCATAGGATTATTGAAGGTACGTAAATATAAAGTGCTAGAGTGAGagaattacaaatatatatatatatatataaaattttataattgatgTTATTTGACGagtgaaaactttgaaataataaattaattcttctTGAAATTTCAGCCTTTGGTGCTTTTACTACTGATGCACATTTACGGGGCGGCGGTAAACCAGGTGGCTGATGTTGAAATAGACAAGGTACGTGTATTACTCTTACTTTGATGCTGACACAATATGTAATATAATGAACaaattagagaattaatattaattgcaTGGAGTTTTGATATATGAAATCCAGATTGCAAAAATCTGCTGCACGTCCGTCACataatatgttaattaatttcatgctCGTATGTGAATATGTGTGcgtataaaaaaaaggaaaaaaatagcTACATCCTtaagatttagaaaaatagttaTGAAGActccaaattttaaataaagaatacaaatatttattttttaccataaattaatatctcttgtatatagtaattaaaaaaaattgacttcaaattttttattatggtCAAAGGGGGTCTTGATGTCTTTGTATTGAAAACTTGGAGGTCTACATAACATTTCCCCAAACTTTGAATATGTAGATGTCCtttttactatatatataattatttttaggtAGAAGTATTCtcattttaaaaagattatatgtgtgtgtaatCATTCTCAGGTGcggatatttttatttttattttattaatgcgGACACACACTTAAGCCgtataatttaaaagagttaaaaactAGCTTTATTTTAcgcacacacatacatacacatatacatacatacatactttGCAGTTGTTTCTAATAAATCAACTTAATATTGTTTTGTCAAAGGTCAACAAGACTTATATGCCCCTTGCTTCGGGTGAATTTTCAATGGAAACTGGGATTGCAATTACTTGGATATCTGCATTGATGGTAAGCAACTGCCAACAAATAAAGCTCCCTATAAATAATTTCTGtttaatttataagataaaaatactattttctaattaattgtcttgatttttcactttttaattttttttaatttaaaaaagtagaGGGATAGACAGAGTACAAATTAGTTTTTGATACTCTACCTTTTCAAAATTCGAATTTGAGTCTCCAGCCAAATAAACTATTAGAATCACTCAATTAATAATCCGTTGAGGtttcatttcttaattaaCTCAAACTCAGCATGTGAAAATGTTGCAAGCTAGGAAAAAGTTCTCTTTAATTATCGTCATTGATCTCTGTATTTATCTTCTAATTAAAGATGTATaggctttatttatttgattcattGATCTGCATTTTCAGGTTCTGGCTTCCGCAATTATGCTACGATCTCCACCACTTGTTTTGGGCGTCATCGTGTGGCTTTTTATTTCAACTGCTTACTCCGCACAGGTGAGCTCCCAAAATGGTTTTATACAATGTATTttgtattaataaaatagtactcataaattatttaaaaatatttaattttgaataacaTTAAATTGCTGAAGTTAAGATATTTTGTGGGtatatcaatatttttaccCTGCGagggtaaaataattaagttaaaactTTGTCGAACATGGTTGAGAGACCcaaatcacaaaaataataataatgacgaTTGAATTAGTTGATTATCAATTTGACTCTTATATAAGTTCTTGTAAAATTTAGTTcagaatttgtaattttttaaatattctttaaGCAAAAGGGCAACTACATCCTTAAAGTTTGGGAAAATAGTCATGCAAACTACGAGTTTTCATTAAGGGATACGAAGAACTCTTTTTTACTATAATACCATTTGAATATAGtaactgaaaaattaattctaaaactttttagtaaataaaaatgtaaataatttaatttgtctagtagactaatatataaagtaattttgaaagtgttaattattatatttaatactaataataatatttgtattttctataaataacttaaataaatctttagattaaatagattttacaattaattaaatatatctcATGTATCAAGTAATATTGAAATTAccttaaacttttatttaaaatatttttatatatattaacattatgtttctatttattataaaatttacattaaaatataaaatatatgtattgtaaaatattaaaatacttttttaatattgagattattttagaatttatattactatatttattttaatatcgtacctctatttattataaaatattggagtcaaattttttttaattaatagagtCAAAGCATATTATGGTCAAAATAGAGTTTtgattgttagcctaaagggctatacataatgtaattttgatgataacaaacgtgtcttaagtgatttaataaatattgtattttacattttcactaattttttaaggataatatttatgatgaGGTGAATCACGTGAAATCAAGTTCAAGACACTTAACGGACAACGGCGtgatcaagaataaagtttagagcttaACGGACTAATTATTGcgacaaattcttatatagtcggtatgatttaattgatgcatgatttagcatttgagaagctcaagaatttatttaaataattacttttcctaaattaaaaggttttatatttataagataaggtgttttatgaatttgagtaatttggattaaaatgaaaaagttttgcaatccttgattttaataaatatttttaaatttcggaattagacttatttgaaaactaTTGAAACCTTCTGggtcatactataatttatgaacgTTTGAGCATCGAAATCAAACACTTGAAAACCAAAATTGGACAGGGAGTAAGCGGCTAACCGCCTGagcaaaatttcatattttcaaatttatggactaaagtgaaaatttttgaaaactttaaaatttatgggtATTAGTTAAATTCTGAAAAGGACCTCTTTGAaaagtttattatattttggtccatattataattatataaagttttgggtcaaagtgtaattttaatgaacaatattactgtagcaaaattcaaaaataacggtaataacACTGTTACAAGCGGGTAACCTGATAAAttaagcggctaaccgcttggttgcgggaatttgcctataacatctagttttcgggctttaactataaaaactcaactccaacttcattttaaggactaatgcaagcataaacaagatcatatagcatatattgagcttccatttcgcaaatcatcatttattaaatcatcattgagctataatttgtttatcCACTTTTAAAGAAAGTTTCactgttgtaatttttatttctcataaaattgtgagtgtacaagcgtaagaaacacttggggtgaagagattgggatctcttgattgtaaaaGTCCATTGACACattgaaagtcaattgtaaacatttgaagtcttgggaggcttggatagtaaaatcctcaagccgggtgagcttggaggcgtggacgtaggcggggattgtcgaaccacgtaaaaatccttgtgtttgttttctcttcccttactcttttaccATTGTgctatattgaatttattgtttttgtatttgattaagacaatagattaaattgtttgtGCGAATTGTttagcataaaatttaaaatcccaattcacctcccctcttgggttgcataacttgcatttcattgATAtcccttattaaaaatttacgaGTTTTCATGACTATTTTTCCAAACTTTAAGGATATCAGtgtcttttttcttaattatgataataatataatttttttttcatatcggtccttaacaaaaatttatataaccTTTGTCGAAACAACAGTTAATATTCATACTAATTTAGAAACAttgaattttgtataaaaaaattactcaggtaaaaataatgtggtgagtatttttatagtaactGAAATTACTaccaaacataaaatttaaacagaaATAATATGCTCTTTAGTCTCTATTATATCGAAAACAGTACTTGAGAAACTTTTCAACTTTAATGCCTcatttacaaaagaaaaacgcATTTTACAAGCCATCGTATTTTGTGTTGAGATATCAAGTCAAATATCAAAGGAATTCGCAAcaagataagaaaatgatcaGAAAATATGGACAAAATAAGAGAGAGCAAATAGTCTGAAATTAGCAAGGGATGATAATGTAGTTATCTAATCTTAGTCCAAATTATTGACTAATTATGACAAACAGTTGACAATCAAAAACGCTAGTTTAATACGACGCACATTTCTAttggtctctctctctctctctgtgcaTTAATTTTGTCTAATTGAAAAAGATATAATATCATTCCAAAGTCCAAACTCAGAATTTCCAAAATTGCTGTGAGCAACTTTTATTTGCAAACGTTGACTGCAAAATCTAGAAATTGACCCCAGTTAATGCTCTCTTATTATCATCAAGAGACAGCCTAGTCGGATGAAGAATggaaacaaattttagaaaatgtttTCATTTGCAAATAAAACTATCATGATGTGAaataacaaacataaaaaaaaaaaatgaatgaaagaaTGATATTTCGGTGCGTttggaaattaattttgtataccCCATTCTAATATGTGTCACTTTTATGACGTTTCTATCTTTAGACTTAAATGGCTTTTGTGGATGTTATTAGTGCACAAAAAAacttgattaaattaaatgttatTACCACATGATGGAGAGGATATCACTAGAAGGTTGTTGGGATAGTTGTTGTAGCATAATAAACACAACTAGACTCAAGTTTCTTTAGAATAAAACACAGTTGTTTTCGTCGCAATTAAATTCAACTCCATTTAATATGGTACGACACAACTATGATTATCATAATCAGGTGGCAGATTCCCAATTATTCCTCTaatgaaatcaatatatatcacttatttttttaatattttcatagtactcaataatttctttggtatcattattttacaatattatctttatttttaaatacacctttattcatatttcttataaattaaatcaatcatataaattgaaatcataaagtaaaaattttttaatacgtaaaataggaaaataggttttggtataaaataataataataataatatttttttactttttattatttttaagtattttttcgTACAATAAATACCATCGAatttaaaatagataaaaaagaaaagaaaataatgcaagCATACATATTATATAGTTCATAGTCATGCTTATGATATTGAATGATGATAAACTCATAAATGAAATGGCTACTCAGAGCCGTTTAACACCTTTATTTAAGCTTTGACATACAATGGGAGGAGAGCTTATGTGATAAACTAATGTAGTGTTACACTTTTTCAGCATGTTTGAGCTGTTGTGCCGGACcaataaaaatctattgttTAGAGGTCAAATGAGTCTTCTAATGAGATTCACTAACATAAcatgctaattttttttttgaagaaaaaaaattaataggtCTCCTAACGGAATCTACTAGATAATATGTTGCTATTAGTTGGTGTTAAGATGGTGCTTCCGAATccgtataatttttttttcctattcgTCGCATCACATTGTGTACACTTGTAAGCAGTAAGCGAGGGGACCATGATCAATCccatttaatttgaaattgacaTAATGAAAAACTTGGGTAAGGCATTTGAAAATCACGAAAGGTCACGGATTGTGTATAATTTTAgtaacaaagaagaagaagtagaacaagaagaaaattaaatcgAAATTTGGCCCAGCCCAAAATTTTTGGTAATGTCCCACGCACTGACTCACAGTCACATACATAGAatagaataaatttaacatcaattttctttgtaaaccAAGTCATAGACGCCGCGTCCAGATATCCTACCAAAATGACTTTTGAATCTTTGGACGTGGAGTAgactttatttattctttggtggtttttatttatataggTGCCATTTGACTAGAGGTGGCAAAATTTAACACGATACGAATAAATAGGTACGggtcattaaatttaatatgattattaaatggattGAGTCCGAGATGATTCTTattatcaaaactcaaatattagagatgattctctcttttatttttattttttgaaaagatcaATATAAGTacagtattttatttataaaattttatatacatttaGAGTTTCAATAatgtaaatatgtaaaatattgttagacatgtatattttataatatcgatatataatattatatatatatatatatatatatatatatatatattaaaacttcaatagtgtacatgtgtaatatttttgtagatatgtacattttataatatcgataaattatgtatgtatttatgtttgtACAACAGTGTGTAAATGCttgatgtaaattttatttaatatatagatattaagtgGGTTATTAGAtaacccgattatttttccgtgtcgggtttgggtcttaatattttgacacgattattaaatgagtcgggtttgggtcgacctaaatttgacacgacatgAACACGACTCGATGACCCGTTTTGCCAACTACATTTgacaatatcaataattttagaaattttgataTAAGAATAGAGTAATAGAAACACTTTCTTGTTTGAATATTGATGTTGTGTTACGATCATAAATCTACTGATAAGTctggattttattatttttgaaaagtataATTCTCATAAATAAGATATTTGATTCGTCTGAACTCACATCTAATTAACTATTCTTTAAAGATTGTGCCTTACAAATTATGTAAGATATTTAAGTCCCATTAGTAATACTACAAATCCCCAAAAATTAAGATCTtgcatttatttcataatatatgtacaaaaaaaaaataactagtaTGGTTTGTATCAGTGATTAGTTAATATAATATTGATCAcaaaccaaaaatataaataatacactaaaatattctaaaatattttgtgttaATATGGTATTAACCAGTATAAATATACAACATATGTAAtataaatgattatattagtccacaaaatatgaaagaaaacGAACGaggttttttaaaaatatttctcatttcaAAGCCATCTCCCAATTTTAATGTGAAAGGGGTTCGGTCTCAAGATTGTTTGATATCGATCGATTATGActtttttctataaaaagttaaataaatttaacttgtaaaatcaaattacaaatgtaatgcgaataattaattatattttggtcCCACCATTTGgctataaaaacaaaacatcaTAATTATGATGTTGAGCTTGACGCAAATTATCTTTCAAAGATTTCAGCAGTTTATCATGCTCGAGAAGGATTTCATCCAAAGCTTGGATTGAAGTAGAGCTCTTCACATAAGGAGAAATTGTGGGCGGGAGTCTACCAAACAATGCCTGATATGGAGTCATTTTCAAGTCGCTATGGTAGCTGGAATTGTAACAGAGTTCTGTCCAACTGAGAAGTGAAACCCAAGTCTTCGGTTTGTCTTGTGTGAGGGCACGAAGATATTGCTCAAGACTGCGATTGACAACCTCCGTCTAGTCATCTGTTTGCAGATGATAGGCCGTGCTGTGGTGTAGAGAGGTGCCACTAAGAGTCAACAGTCGATCCCAAAATTGACTAAAAAACACAGGATCGCGATCCGAAATAATAGAGTTAGGGAAGCCATGAATTTTAACCACAATATCAACAAATAACTATGCAGTTTTATGGGCCATGAAGTTACCTGGTAATGGCCCGATTTTGTTAGCCTATCTACCACAACCAAAATAGCAGAATAACCGCGAGACAAAGGCAGTCATGTGATGAAATCCATAGTGATTTCGTCCCAAACCAAATAGGTAATGGTTGAAGGAGACCAGTAAGGGCTTTAGTTGAATACTTTGTTTGTTGACATATTAAGCATTCTGTGACAAATTTTTCAACTTCACGCTGCATGTGAACCTAAAAGAAATTGGCTGACAATCTAATGTAAGTCCTGTTGATGCCAATGTGCCTTGCCAATGGAGTTGAATGAAATTCCTTTAATAAGGTTGTTTTCAAAGAAGATTCGGCACTGATATAATATTTTCCTTTGTAGAGAAGTATTCCATTATGAATGGAATAGTCAGCCGTGAACTACCCTGAAGAAACTTGGTGATGAAGCTTGAGAAGATCATGACAAATTGAATTTTCCCGCAATAATTCCTTAAGGAGATTGAAGGAAGGGCTACTGtgaagaaataaacaaaaagagCTCACATACTTGTTTTCAATCGGCTCTATTTCTTCGGAGGCTTCATGGACTCGGGATAAGGCATCAACCGCTCGGTTTGCAGGCCCAAGTTTATACTTAATTCGAAATTGAAAACCAAGTAAATTCTGTAGATAAACCTGCTAATCAGGAGTCTAGATCACTTGCTGTAGTAGTTCCTTAATGCTTCGATGGTCTGTGCGTATTACAAAGAACCTGCCCAAGAGGTATTGCCGCCATTTGGTGACTGCTTCCACGAAAACATGCAATTCTTTTAAGTAAGTGGATGAAGCTCTTAGTTTGGGCCCAatgtttttattgaaataagcCGCTAGATGGCCTTGTTGCATAAGAACTGCTCCAATTCCCACGTTACTGACATCTGTTTCAATCACAAACTCGGAATCAAAATCGGGTAATTTGAGCACCGGAGCTTGAACCATTGCTTGCTTAAGGGATTCAAATGTTGTTGTGGCTTCAGGACTCCATTGAAATGCATCTTTACATAACAAGTCGGTTAAAGAAGCGGCCAAGGAAGTGTAGCCACAAATGAACCGCCGGTAGTAGCCCGTAAGGCCAAGGAAACCTCTCAACTGCTTGGTACTTTGCGACAGTGGCCACTCGAGCATGGCGGTCACCTTTTGGGGATCAGCTTGCACTCCCATAGCAGAAATAATGTGACCAAGATATTCAATGCTTGATTTACAAAAGAGACATTTGctcaatttaacaaaaaattgatgaatttgCAAACATAACAGTACCTGTTCAAGGTGAATTAAATGGTCAGCCATGGTAGCACTATAAACCAAGATATCGTCAAAGAAGACGATCACAAATTTCTGAAGATAGGCAGCAAATATCTGATTCATAGTGGCTTGGAACATCGAGGGTGCATTCGTCAAACCAAACGGCATAACAAGAAATTCATAATAGCCTTCATGTGTCCGAAATGTCGTTTTGTAAATGTCACGAGAGTGGACCCGAATATGATGGTATCCAGCTCTTAAATCTAATTTACTGAAGACCGTAGCCTTGCCAAGTTCATCAAAGAGTTCGTCGACAGTAAGAATCTAAAATTTATCTGGGATTGTAACCGCATTTAGAGCATGATAATCCACACAAAAGCGATACGTgccatatttctttttcactaaAAGCACTGGGGAAGAGAAAGGGCTTTGGCTGGGTCTTATGATTCCCTGGTCAGAGATCTCTTTAATCAATTTCTCCATTTTATTCTACTGGAAGTAAGGATATCGGTAGGGGCGCACATTGATAGGGGAAGTGTTTGGGAGGAGGTGTATTTTATGGTCTATAATTCTGTGTGGTGGAAGGGTTGTGGGTGATAAAAATAGATGATGATATTGTTGGAGGATATTGTTGGAGAAGGTCACGGAATTGAGG contains these protein-coding regions:
- the LOC112498888 gene encoding coumarin 8-geranyltransferase 1b, chloroplastic-like isoform X5, yielding MLQMLAISSFSPKYHPYVQHSRCVKTHQPPATHIHGVLNSGQGKKYAVKCSENSFYPTNKITERNDVVYKPFSNNDHFPAVTLQDGYASKSEDGDENSKNVLLKNLNALYRFIYPYACFGLLIATTSNSLLPVEKLADLTPTFFIGLLKPLVLLLLMHIYGAAVNQVADVEIDKVNKTYMPLASGEFSMETGIAITWISALMVLASAIMLRSPPLVLGVIVWLFISTAYSAQLPFLRWKGNSFLAAVCAVFTCGLLPQVPFFFHVQKYVLGRPMEVTKPLMFASAFMTCMAVSIAFVKDLHDVEGDREHGIQTLSVILGKEKVLWLSVYMLSTAYGAAVLVGASSSFLLSKLVTIIGHATLLLFLWHRARNVDLSNNASILSFYMFIWQLYYAEYLLIHFVR
- the LOC112498888 gene encoding coumarin 8-geranyltransferase 1b, chloroplastic-like isoform X6, translated to MLQMLAISSFSPKYHPYVQHSRCVKTHQPPATHIHGVLNSGQGKKYAVKCSENSFYPTNKITERNDVVYKPFSNNDHFPAVTLQDGYASKSEDGDENSKNVLLKNLNALYRFIYPYACFGLLIATTSNSLLPVEKLADLTPTFFIGLLKPLVLLLLMHIYGAAVNQVADVEIDKVNKTYMPLASGEFSMETGIAITWISALMSLASAIMLRSPPLVLGVILWLFIATAYSAPLPFLRWKGNSFLAAVCAVFTCGLLPQVPFFFHVQKYVLGRPMEVTKPLMFASAFMTCMAVSIAFVKDLHDVEGDREHGIQTLSVILGKEKVLWLSVYMLSTAYGAAVLVGASSSFLLSKLVTIIGHATLLLFLWHRARNVDLSNNASILSFYMFIWQLYYAEYLLIHFVR